The window CCTTATATTATATTAAAGTTCAATCACATGCATGCTACAAGGATTTCGATTATAATCTCTTGTCGAAAGACTAACAAAACGCTTGAACACATAAAATGCTTCGAACCCTCCGAGGCTCGCATCTACGTATATTCAATTAAAAATTATAGTACAAAGATCAAAACAAAAACTTGGCATTTCATTCAAAAATTGACAAGAGAAACTTTCGAATATTCATCAAAGTACAAAACTCCTTTATATTCATCAAAGTACAAAACTACTTTCATCAAAATACAAAACTTCTCAACATTTAACAAAAGAACAACAAAAAGAAATGCCAACAAAGATTCACTCCCAATCTCGCACATGCCTCATAAAGAGGATCAAAAGAAAAGGATGTCACTTTGGATATGGTAAACAAATGGGTATAAGAGACGTTAGGTTGCCAAATGTACCCACACACTCCCATTCGAGATCAAACTCATCAAAGAGAGTCATCGTCTCTTGCACAACTTCAATCAACTTCCTTCCCCCACCCACTTCTCAGTATGGACTTCGAGAGACGACGATAGATAGCTCCGCTTATCCCAAAAGCCAAATTAGGGTCAATGTTAGCAAAATTAAGAAGCTCTATCCAAAAACAAAGGAAAGCTCAGGAAAGATAAAGTGAAAATTCCCTTAGAATGCCTACAATGCTTCTTATAAAAAGGAAAGTGCCACCCTAACCCAACATGTTGAGCGTAAATACCCAACATCACCCACAACGAGCAATAGGTCACCCAACAAGGCAAGAAGGGGAGGAAATGCACACACATCATCGAGAAATAACCACGACCTCTCCAAAATCAATATGAAAGATTCCGCCTTAGAAATAACTCACGAAATCGTCAGAATAAGAAATAACAAGAACACGAAGCAGATAAACGAAGAATGAAGGAAATGCACTTAATACCTTCCTCCTCTTATAATGTTCTCATCTTATATTGTTCAGAAGGCAAATGAACTGATATGCACCATCATTACTAACAAGTAATGATTAAAAAACATTAACAATTCATGTCAGACCCCCTCAAAAAATGACAAATGAAGATGAACCGTCGTTAACTTTAAGGACACCCATATACATAGAAAAACATACTCTAGCAGTTGCATTAATGAGCATACTAAGTTTCGGAAAAGTTGACCGTCAGGAGTCCGCATAACTTCCTTATTAGTCCTTCATTTATCAATAAATCAAATGATAAAAGATTAATCTCTCCTTCAACTTATCAGGAATCAACAAATACAATGCTTCTCGAAACTAATATTTTTTCATcctaaaaaactataaattagaCCCGAAAGGGAAATCTAATATTAAGCGAATATTAAACTCACCACGTGGCACTTAAAAGATCCAAGCCAACACTCAGGGAGTGACACGTAGCATATCATGCTCCTCAACTCATAACCATCTTCTCCAAGATAAATAGGATAAAGTCAATTGGAGGTACATTTGTTCATTCATTCATTAAATTTACGTTACAACTAAATTCATGTTGTGTTCATTCTCGAATCCTACTTTCAACTGTCTTGAGCATTGGAGCATGTTAGTTGGACAATGATTCTTCCTTAACCTAAAATCCTGAAAGCTTTCTTAAGATTTTACAAGGAAATATTTTGGATTTGTTGCTAGTTCATTACAACTTTCAGTCTTTAGCCAGTTCATCCTCATGTGGTGTTGAAGTTGAACATCAACGATGTGGAGATGAGCCACCGAAGTGTCTAAACTCCTTTCAACATTTTTGAGGTTAGAAAGGTCAAGTAAAGTCGCACAAAACTTATGTGAATGACTTATTTTTcataaaagaaacaaaaaaatgGGAGGAGCTTAGCTTGCCCTTGAAATAAATCCAAAAGAGCTCTTCCTCCATCTTGTAATCTTCATCTTTCGTTTAAGAGGCCGTGTAGCATTGAGAGAGATAGgactgtaatcgagccgagccgaaccgagccgagctttggcctgctcaagcttggctcgctataaaattaacgagctcgagccccaACCGAGCTTGCTTAtaaattaacgagccgagcccgagccgagctttggcttgctcaatgAGCTTGAACCGAGCTTcaagcttgtttcgagcccaaaatcctctttggacttggttcatttagaaaattatctaacgatgaattgtttgtgagtaaatcatgaattatatttgtgaagtttgctcgcaaataactctttaattgtgtttataaacaagctcacaagcaaagttcgtgaataaataaacaagatgcttacaaataggtcgtctattactcatttattatgtttgtgaacgaactcatctaatagcaaatgaaataatactaaatttagatatttgtgaactaacacaaaactatatagttttctacaaaactaaaatttgttcaaaactaaaatttgttcataaatgttctaatcgagcatgctcacgagctttcgagccaaGTTTTGGcatgctcaagctcggctcgtttacgaaccgagccaatAAATCGTGTTCACAAGCGGCTTGTTTACGAATCGAACCGAGCTTTTgtcgagccgatcaccgagccgctcatgagcggctcagcTGATTTACAGCCCTAGAGAGAGATGCAAATTTGCATATACATTCTCCCAATAACATAAAAATTGTTGGATTCAAATTCAAcaatattttcaagaaattaCAAATATTGATGACGACCACCTTTCAGACGTAAAATATCAAAAGCTtccagaaaaaaaaatcaaattggaAGTAAAATCTTCCATGATACATCTAATCTTTGATGGCCTCCACAGATCTTTAGTGTGTTCTTCATGATTGGGATCCTGATTGCCTTGTCAGTTAAAATCTTACCGCTAGGCGTtgttttttccattaaaaaGTTAACTTTTCATTCACATCAACTAAACAAATCCTTAGAACTTTAATGGTAATATAAAAACTaacaaaatcaatcaaacaaaCAAATAATAGCTTTTCTCAGTTATCATCATTGCATTATCAATTTTACTCAAAATATTTGATCATTCATCTCAAAATAATCAGTAGATAAAGAAGTTTATATAAAACCAAATTAGTCATCAATAAATTTTCAAAGAACAAGAATCCTTAATCTTAGCAACTAATTTAAACCCTTCAGATTGTTAAATCGaagattaaatttaaattcaatCTGTTTAACCTAATTTAAACCAGAATTCAAATTGAAATTTTCGTTCTCTTCTAAAAGAcatcaataaaagaaaatggagaATACTGAACAGGCACATTAATCAAATGAATTTAATCTAAACTATCaaatattttcattaaaaaagaaGTCTGCAACTACATTATACGCACTAATAAGATTAGAAGATATTGTACTTGAAATAGGAATCATCTTCAATCAGTCTGCTTTGGAGATTTTGGCGATTTAGATTCGGAAGATTCGACTTTCATTTTCTTGGGCAGAAGAACTGGGTTAATATTAGGTAAAACGCCGCCGCTAGCAATCGTAACACCATGAAGCAATTTCCCCAATTCATCGTCGTTCCTCACTGCTAATTGCACATGCCTCGGGTTAATCCTGTTCTTCTTGTTGTCACGTGCGGCGTTCCCTGCCAATTCTAGCACCTGCAGATAAACATAGCACAATACAATCGTATCAATTTCGTGTTTGGTAACCTAGAAAATCGCAGATTACAACAGAAAATCACATTCAAAAGCCTCAGATCTATAAAAAGAGGCGGAAGGCGAATAATCGAATCCGCAACTTCAATTCAATCAAGCACAAAAGTCGTATGCACGGATCGCAATCATTAGATTAATCAGATCTAGAACAAACCTCAGCGGCGAGGTATTCAAGAACAGCTGCGAGATAAACGGGAGCTCCAGCGCCATATCTGATAGCGTATCGGCCTTTTCTGAGGAACCGTCCAATCCTACCGACGGGAAATTGAAGTCCGGCCTTGACAGATTTGGTAACAGCCTTCTTCCTCTCACCGCCTCTCCTTCCTCCGGCGCCCTTCTTTTCCTTTGTATCGGTTTCCACTGTGGTTTCCATTGTTGATCGGAGTCGGAGGAAAAAAGAAATTAGATCGGAAAATGAAAGTTATCAGAAAGCGGGGTTCCTTTTGAAAATGAAACGGTGCGCTTTTTAGAGGGAAAATGAAAGTTATCAGAAAGCGGTTTTTTCGTATCTGAGTGAGATATGGATGAATGTTTGGTTTTGGGTTTgttattagggtaaataattataagttcGGTACGTTTTTATCTAGTATATTATTTAGTTcctgtgtttttaaaaataattatatagtacttcagtttttgtttttgttaactccttagtccttatgcTTGAGTCAatagtcaaactatactaaataaattttaaaataccaaaattaccctttgctttatgttttaataataaaacatttattctttcctattttatatttttttttctctttttctacataatcataatctctgcaatataaacttcaatataaagtaattgatttattaatttttatacaattataaaactttaattaataacataaaatttattgactagaaaaatgaatgaaaaatatttcaaaaattattaaaaatatgagtaatactatcattgtaaaaagtttttacaattctaataaattttacaaataaagaaaaaaatatatggtttttaaaaatttataataatatttaatattagtttaaatatattatattaaaaataaaaaaaaaattaattacaatttaagaaatttaataatacatttttcaagtatatataattcaaaaacttcattaaaactaattagtttaaatttaaaattaaagataaaaaattttatgtatataactaggggcaattttggactttcatttacaaaaacaaatggaatcactaaagaattgattaagataaaacttaaggaccttataataatatgatggacttaGTAGCatgttaagtaaaaatataaggaccttataattatttacccttgttTTTATATGTACTGGACCATTGCAACGTTGGCAATCCGTGTGCTTAGGTTTTAACCGCTAAGATTACTTGTTAGATTTCTTATCGAACGGTCATTATCTGCCACGTTGGCTATATCTTATTCTCTGTTGGCTTGTGAATATCTGCATGGGAAATTGGAACTTAAAATTATTTAGTAAACTTGGGCAGTGATGAGctattttggataaattatTTATGAGAGTATAAtatgggcttaatacatcatttggccattgaactttttcaaaaagcttgattggccctctgaacttgtataaatatttagttagcctctgaacttgcgtaaaatgtaatcaattgatcactcagccataaaaaaaagtaagttaaatgcggaagatgtattccacgagtcttaaaaaaagtaaaacgaccaaaatcgaagtatacgattctaatattagagaagacaagttgtatagttgagcaagcaataacttcctttttaatctatttttttaattatgtaataacattctaagatacgtgaaatacatcttccgcatttaacttacttttttacgaccgaatgaccaattgattacattttacgcaaattcaagggttaactgaacattttatgtaaatttagggggctatcggaacactttgaaagttcaggggtcaatcaagctttttggaaaagttcaaggggccaatgatgtattaagcctataataTAAAAGTGAAATATATAATACTCTTAGATTCactcatttatttattaatttatttattattttattagtaaaattattatttattgttaccAATATTGTGAAGAAAGagactcctcaataataaattattaataaaaattaaattaagaagACACTAAAAGATGGAGAGaaactctctattaatagaaatGATGGAAATGGCATTAATAATTTGAGGAGCTACTAAAAGACTGTTGGAGTTGATTTTTAACTCtcactcctcaaattttaacttaaaaaccaaattaagaagttgttggagatgctcttaatcTCTAAACGTTTAACTAACATATTATTTAGTactcatattttaataatatattattagtttttaatttttattttactcaataggttaattttttttttatagaaattgggaagAGACAGAACTAGgacggggtgagcacccatggcccaagaactgtcaaacccgtaatatattaataaaaggaaaaagtgaatgtttgaacaagaggagaagaaagagaacaaacaaaaagaagaggggaggagaaaagtttagaGAAAATTTAAGAGAAACGCAAatgtgaaatactacaaatggcATCATtaataaacctgtggcaaaaattAGGAgcggaaggccaccaattgatcatcgaagaagagactccaaattttgcccaagcatcagcaactctatttccttcccgaAAGATGTGAGAaaagagaatgttcatcctagagcaaatactgagacagtgcaaccattcttgtcgaatactccaaggaacatccatggaacgatgtctcagcagattaacaacgtacattgagtctgacttaacccaaagctgatgccaatttttctcccaagtgagttcaattgcgaaaatagcggctctcagtcatataagcaaaagaaggaggggtagaaaaagcaaaacaatctTTGGGAAAAcctcgatagttgcgaaaaataccACCCGCTCCAGCCTCGCCAGGAGCGCCAAAAGCAGAGCcatccacattgactttaacccagcccggaggaggtttaagccagtggaccggaataatgttgggagcaggaggcGGTCTAGGAGAAGATAGAAGACTGGATAAGATAACAGCATCTCTCCGCGAAgaacaaaaacctttagaaaagGCAAAGGACTCGCGAATTATTCAAAAAAGTTtgatcttcgagtgctgaatagaGGGAGAAACatccttaaagattgcttcattccgACAATGCCAAATTAACCAGATGAAAGAGATAGCGGCAACACGCTAGATTGACGACACCTGggagccaaaatgaatgctacggagattgctgaagaagtggatgaattgggaatgtCGAGGTAAAGAGCAGgcaaaatgaatctcaagggccctccaaagagaatTTGCAAAAGAACAACTAATGAATAAATGattaatggactcagcatccctaccacaaAGAACACAGCAAGAGGCAATGGAGAATCCAAGGCGCTGCAGGAGATCGTGAGTCGAAACCcatccatgcaaaactctccagaaaGTAAAGGAgcgagaagggggagtgtgagcattccaaacaaatttataccagtccaccaAAGAGGAACTAGGACTGATAACCGAATAATATTATTTGGGAGAGAAAATACCCTTTGTAGAGGGTTACCAAGCGCAGAAATCAATAACATCTCTACCCTTGTGAATAGAGCGAATACTGACATGAACAACCGAAGGAAGATTTCCTAATTCAAGCCACTCAGAATTTACCAAAAAGTCATCAACAGAATTATAGCGCGAACGCTTTTCCTAATGATCGAGACCCAATATGTCCGCTACCGAAgtaattgttggtcccttataacgttacaagtatagttccaatgggggggttaggaactatttaaacttttttaatcttagggcagacttcttttcttacgagaaaaggttttaacagcggcgctgagtaaacagcaagatactggcttagtcaactggtgactaggtcagtttcttgacttgagtcaggagatagcacttagagtctattcctgagctcagatgtttgatgcgcacaactcagcttgacctctttaactggtcagtttttggttatttaagcaagcaatatatataaggagttttaAGGTAAGacatacgttactcagcagatttatccaggttcggcttctaagcctacgtcctgtccccggaacacgttccaagctttcgaatcctctactgagatctttaaaggtagagcctcaaaccttttacaatcttagcaactgagtataacaagagtaccttcctctatacctctactcaatcctaatctctcgctgagtactataaccgagtaaccagcctctcctttctaatctctacaaatgataagtgtttgtcctaaacaatgatttctaagacaccttagatgattgaataatcactctagacttttacacaaaagatatgaaatatagtgtaagattgctttgctttttgcttgcagaacttgcgtagaaatttggtcagcgtaatggcttgatcaagttctatcttgaatgaagcttctgatggcactatttatagagacgtcttgaggcatcggtcatttcgaatttcgaaataaccgttggagggaaacggcttcctgtcgttgtcatcctgacttgctcagagctctcggccaatcagatttgagtatcttctgtcctcggtcagcttttggtcagctcgacagagtgtctctccatttatggtaatgtcaactagacagcatactgtgttgtctgaactttacccaaagtggaaacactttatctagaagttttccttagccagctgctgtcttgtacgctttgtcgaatcaactcagcagcttcgttccgaagttgttccctaaaggtcttctagatccttcttccgctgagttgcattttgttcacaacgacaacgttttgacatacgcgggccgagttgtcttgaacagtttgacttgggctttgactcttgtattgagcttgggccttttaatccttatgtcttataagcaatttttaactcaacattgaacaaacacattagtagaataaatcaaagcatttaaacttagtgtgtttagaatatgttttcaattatacttaaacaattttgtcaaatcaaaattatgtggaaaggtgtttcaacagtaatTATCCACCTATCAGTCCAGAAGTTGAGCTTTgaagactggccaatccaccaaaaggtctgttcccaaatggatgaataaacaaacttacaagaagaccaaatcgaggaagaagcaatggtagctttaggcaaaccagagacagCCATAAATCTAGATttcatcagagaaatagcaAGACTGGTTCCTTGAATTAAatcccaacacatcttacccaagagagcctggttaaagatcctaaagtccttaatgGCCAATCCTCCACcctccaaacttttgcaacaagtttgctagggaaccgtgattagcttcctctgatcaatacaacTCGTCCAAAGAAAGTTCCTAACACTTATATTGAGCTTTTTCAAAAATCCCactggccacttatagatcaagaatgagTGAACCAGAGATCCAGTAATAGTagacttaattagagttaaacgcCCTGCGAAGGAGAGAGAGCTTcctttccacttgctaaattgagagagaaatttatcTGCAAGACTGCTGAGATGACGAGCCCTAGGAGCTCCAATaaatagagggactcctaagtaaTTGAATGGGAGGGACTCCAAACGGATGCAAAGACAGTGAGTCAGACGAACCCTCCTCGGAGGGCTCACTtgagaaccaaaaaagacagcagatttatcccaactaacctgctgaCCAGAGATCTGTCCATACAGTAGGAAGAAATCCTTGAGTGCATACAAGTTGTTCAAGGAAGCCACAccaaaaatgagcatgtcatcagcaaagagaagatgagagggaaaagAGTTACCACCAGAATAATACATAGGAGAATAACTACCCTCCCGCACCATTTTAGCaagccaacgagagaaaaaatcctcagcaatgtcaaacagaagaggagagaggggATCCTcttgtctaacccctctagaacaagaaaagtaaccctttggagaaccattaatcatcacagaaatacgAACAGATGCCAAAATATTAAGGATCCAATCcctgaaagtgagagaaaaaccaaaggaatccagcacagccaagaggaagttccaatttaaagtatcaaaagccttacgaatatcaatttttaaaacCATGTGTCCACCAAAACGTTTTTtgtcaagcatattaactcCCTTAAAAGCTAATGCAATGTactgatgaatgcttctacctttaaggaaACCATACTGGTTGGGAGAAACAATCCTTGCAGTAATAACTGCAAGACGATCAGCAAGAATTTTTGAGATaattttgaaaccaaagttacTCATTACAATTGGACGAAAGTTCTCAATTCTGTCAGCTTCAGCAACTTTAGGAATTAGAGCCATAATACTAGAATTTAAACCAGGCAAgatgcaaccatgatcaaagaaagcctGAACCGTATTGCAAACATCATGCccaacaatatcccaaaaggaacagtaaaaagttcccccaaaaccatcaggACCCGGGGCACTGTCAGGATCCATGGAGAAGACTGTGACTTTAATAGTTTCAAATGAGGGTTTAGAAATTAAATCTTCATTTTCCAAAGAAGTTACTAAGTTGGGAATTACCTCATTAATAGGAGAGagatcaatatactccctagaACTACGAAAGAGATTAGAGAAATACTCAATAACATGATAAGATAATCTTGCCGTGTCAGAAGTAGGACCCTCATCGCCGATCCTTAAATGATTAATATTGGCCCAAGTCTTTCTAACTCTAGTAGACCTTTGGAAAAAACTAGTGTTCATATCCCCCTCTTTAAGCCATTTAACATGGCTTTGCTCTCTGTACATCATCTCCTACCgaagaagttgtaaatcaaggttGGAGAAGGCGGAAGAAACAACACTACTCAACTCCAGAGTATCACCTTGCTCAGAAATTTTCTTTTGAATATCTGCAAGATGAGCTTCAGCCAGAAGGATATTAGAATCAATTCTACCAAACACGTTTTTATTCCAGTCCCTGAGAATAGGCCTAAGAGTGCGAAGTTTATGACATAATAGTTGAGCAGGAGGAAGAGAGATGTGGGAAGCAGTCCAGTGATTAGCAATTACCCCCTTTAAAGAATCATTAGTGGTCCACATTGcatggaatctgaacctagcaATCCTTGTTTCCCTAATTTTGCATTGAAGGAGCATCGGGCAATGATCAGAATAATACCTTGCCAAAGCCGTGCAAGAGAGAGAGCCCTAAAAATCTAAAAAGCCCTCTGACACTAAAGCTCTATCCAGACGACATTCAACATGTGCCGCCCCATGTCGACCATTGGACCATGTAAACCTTTGACCCAAagtatcaatatcaataagatcacaatcatcaataaaattccTGAATTCCCTGcaggatccagcagcaggagggGAACCAAGCTTCTCATGAGACCCAGTAATAGAATTGAAATCCCCAAACACCAACCAATTATTATTTGGAAAGGCGCAACTATAAAGAGAAGGCCACAGCTCCCTTCTTTCCGAAGCCAGGTTACTACCATAGACAAAAGAGAGCAGAAAAGATTTATTACCCAGCTGGTGTTGAACAGTAACATGTTGTGCATGAgaagaatgaagagaaagagaagaagcatCCCTAGTAAGAAGCCAAAGAGTCGGCGAATCCTTATCATTCCAAGCAAAGAGAGAAAGACCCAGAGATCTCTAAAACCTATCAGCAGTGTCACTAAAACAAATAAGAGGTTCTGCAAGACATAAAAAATCAGGACGATGTTGTAGGCACAGAAGCTTCAGGGCTCGTTGAGTGCTAttatcacacccgaccctagacgacctcaatcggcattgggagtgaaatagaaagatcacaatcaatacttacgagtctccaaattatccaaatatagtcattcaagaacctcaacatatttaccaactccattacattacaattgaaatactaaggttctaataataattctaacaataagtaacaacttccaatcctcgcctaatcggccagtaatcttctctatacttgtactttctcacctaaaaacattaaaacatt is drawn from Euphorbia lathyris chromosome 9, ddEupLath1.1, whole genome shotgun sequence and contains these coding sequences:
- the LOC136206260 gene encoding probable histone H2A.5: METTVETDTKEKKGAGGRRGGERKKAVTKSVKAGLQFPVGRIGRFLRKGRYAIRYGAGAPVYLAAVLEYLAAEVLELAGNAARDNKKNRINPRHVQLAVRNDDELGKLLHGVTIASGGVLPNINPVLLPKKMKVESSESKSPKSPKQTD